Proteins from one Devosia chinhatensis genomic window:
- a CDS encoding thioredoxin family protein, which produces MTISLTGAPAAAPSATDLVRDGSDAGFKADVIDVSLDVPVLVDFWAPWCGPCRQLGPAIEKVVAEKAGQIRLVKINIDEHPQIAGQLGVQSIPAVFAFAGGRPVDGFMGAMPEGEVRRFAEKVIAAAGAPQPQTDSLEAQVADALKMAEAARDAGEIGQAAQVYGMILERLPDNAEAIIGLAGIYMSAGEADQAQAILDMLPEDKRSGDAYLALANALRLRQEAAGLSEASALETAIAADPDNHQARFDLAIVHNAEGRKIEAAEALVAIIKRDRAWEEDGARKKLLEFFDAWGPKDPATLKGRRLLSTALFS; this is translated from the coding sequence ATGACAATTTCCCTCACTGGCGCTCCCGCCGCCGCCCCCAGTGCCACAGATCTCGTTCGCGACGGCAGCGATGCCGGTTTCAAGGCCGACGTCATCGATGTGTCGCTCGATGTGCCGGTTCTGGTGGATTTCTGGGCCCCTTGGTGCGGTCCGTGCCGGCAGCTGGGCCCGGCGATCGAAAAGGTCGTGGCGGAAAAGGCCGGCCAGATTCGCCTCGTGAAGATCAATATCGACGAGCATCCCCAGATTGCCGGCCAATTGGGCGTGCAGTCGATCCCTGCCGTCTTCGCCTTTGCCGGCGGCCGCCCGGTCGACGGCTTCATGGGGGCCATGCCCGAAGGCGAGGTGCGCCGCTTCGCTGAGAAGGTGATCGCCGCCGCCGGTGCGCCCCAGCCGCAGACCGATTCGCTCGAAGCCCAGGTCGCCGATGCCCTCAAGATGGCCGAGGCCGCCCGCGATGCCGGAGAGATCGGCCAGGCCGCCCAGGTCTACGGCATGATTCTCGAACGCCTGCCGGACAATGCCGAGGCCATTATCGGGCTGGCCGGCATCTATATGAGCGCCGGGGAAGCCGACCAGGCGCAGGCCATCCTCGACATGCTGCCCGAGGACAAGCGCAGCGGCGATGCCTACCTTGCCCTTGCCAATGCCCTGCGGCTTCGCCAGGAAGCGGCGGGCCTGTCCGAGGCGTCCGCGCTCGAAACCGCCATCGCCGCCGATCCGGACAATCACCAGGCCCGCTTCGATCTCGCCATCGTGCACAATGCCGAAGGCCGCAAGATCGAGGCTGCCGAGGCGCTGGTGGCCATCATCAAGCGCGACCGCGCCTGGGAAGAGGACGGCGCCCGCAAGAAGCTGCTCGAATTCTTCGATGCCTGGGGCCCAAAGGATCCCGCCACCCTCAAGGGCCGGCGCCTGCTGTCCACGGCCCTGTTCTCCTGA
- a CDS encoding FAD-dependent monooxygenase, translating into MTLSAQARYDVIIVGGGPVGLTLALALGRSAPGIRVALVDRRPLSVPRDNRASAIAAGVRHIFEALGVWSAMAPQSQPIAAMRITDSGANDLARPLFLEFDGEAAPGEPFAHMVPNQASGGALLEAASGLFDMVAPAEILDWSGDGALARLHLADGQVLVAPLVVAADGANSGLRQRAGIATWGHDYRQTGLVATIAHELAHEGIAYEHFRPAGPFASLPLPGNRSSLVWTETVEDAPRYLALPPEQLALEIEGVMGSTLGSVTLEDKLMGFPLRLQLAQSFIGPRLALVGDAAHVVHPIAGQGLNLGLKDVAALAEVIVEAMRLGLDHGSADVLERYQSWRRFDTASMAAVTDGMNRLFSNDAAPLRALRDFGLGLVDRAGPIKSALIRAAAGGSGPRLLSGLPI; encoded by the coding sequence ATGACCCTTTCAGCGCAGGCCCGATATGACGTCATCATCGTGGGAGGCGGCCCTGTCGGCCTGACCCTGGCGCTGGCCCTGGGGCGCTCGGCCCCCGGCATTCGCGTGGCGCTGGTGGACCGCCGCCCGCTCAGCGTGCCGCGCGACAATCGGGCCTCGGCCATTGCGGCCGGCGTGCGTCACATCTTCGAGGCGCTGGGCGTGTGGTCCGCCATGGCGCCCCAGTCCCAGCCGATCGCGGCCATGCGCATCACCGATTCGGGCGCCAATGACCTGGCCCGTCCGCTCTTTCTCGAATTTGACGGCGAAGCGGCCCCCGGCGAGCCCTTTGCCCATATGGTGCCCAACCAGGCCAGCGGCGGCGCGCTGCTCGAGGCGGCCTCCGGTCTCTTCGACATGGTGGCGCCGGCCGAAATCCTCGACTGGTCCGGGGATGGCGCCCTTGCCCGGCTGCACCTTGCCGATGGACAGGTTCTGGTTGCCCCGCTCGTCGTCGCGGCCGACGGCGCCAATTCGGGTCTGCGCCAGCGCGCCGGCATTGCCACCTGGGGACATGATTATCGCCAGACCGGGCTTGTCGCCACCATCGCCCACGAACTGGCCCATGAGGGCATCGCCTACGAGCATTTTCGCCCTGCCGGGCCCTTTGCCAGCCTGCCGCTGCCGGGCAATCGCTCCTCGCTGGTCTGGACCGAGACGGTGGAGGACGCGCCGCGCTATCTTGCCTTGCCGCCCGAACAGCTCGCCCTCGAGATCGAGGGCGTCATGGGCTCGACCCTGGGCAGCGTGACGCTCGAGGACAAGCTGATGGGCTTTCCCCTGCGCCTGCAGCTCGCACAGAGCTTCATCGGTCCGCGGCTGGCTCTGGTGGGCGATGCGGCCCATGTGGTCCATCCCATCGCGGGACAAGGCCTCAATCTGGGCCTCAAGGATGTTGCCGCCCTGGCCGAGGTCATCGTCGAGGCCATGCGCCTCGGGCTCGATCACGGGTCCGCGGACGTGCTCGAGCGCTACCAGTCCTGGCGGCGTTTCGACACGGCCTCGATGGCCGCGGTCACCGATGGCATGAACCGGCTCTTTTCCAACGATGCCGCGCCGCTACGGGCCCTGCGCGATTTCGGCCTCGGCCTTGTCGATCGCGCCGGCCCGATCAAGTCGGCGCTGATCAGGGCCGCTGCCGGCGGCTCCGGCCCCCGGCTGCTCAGCGGCCTGCCGATCTGA
- a CDS encoding Rrf2 family transcriptional regulator, producing the protein MPRDTRMSRMLHVLIHMDRHVERATSERIAQMLDTNPVVVRRMMAGFREAGIVTSEKGHGGGWTLARALDQISLLDVYRAIGEPALFNIGPDAEVATCLVERAVDARMGETLSEAEQLLMTRFASIRVSDIAQDFERRFAKMKAAGEIGEAVMHRWTNG; encoded by the coding sequence ATGCCCAGAGACACCCGAATGTCGCGCATGCTGCATGTGCTGATCCACATGGACCGCCACGTCGAGCGCGCCACCTCCGAGCGCATCGCCCAGATGCTCGATACCAATCCGGTGGTGGTGCGCCGCATGATGGCCGGGTTTCGCGAGGCGGGCATCGTCACCTCCGAAAAAGGCCATGGCGGCGGCTGGACTTTGGCGCGGGCGCTCGATCAAATCAGCCTGCTCGACGTCTATCGCGCCATCGGCGAACCCGCGCTCTTCAATATCGGTCCCGATGCGGAGGTGGCGACATGTCTCGTCGAACGGGCGGTGGACGCGCGCATGGGGGAAACGCTGAGCGAAGCCGAACAGCTGCTGATGACGCGATTCGCCTCTATCCGCGTCTCCGATATCGCTCAGGATTTCGAGAGGCGGTTTGCAAAGATGAAGGCTGCGGGAGAGATCGGCGAGGCGGTAATGCATCGCTGGACCAACGGCTGA
- a CDS encoding LON peptidase substrate-binding domain-containing protein, with protein sequence MPKRPAQPADLPPIVPLFPLSGALLLPFSHRPLNIFEPRYIEMIDAALAGDRLIGLIQPEDSREESPKGASALHPIGCLGRITHFEESGDGRYFVILEGVARFRLVREVPAETLYRQGEIDAEAFASDFTRNFGEEGVDRTRFVRMMRDYAQFANIELNWEEIESTGTADLVNFCCMVSPYGAAEKQVLLEAPTLEARAETLIAMTEYEMARGNSAPLN encoded by the coding sequence ATGCCCAAGCGTCCCGCCCAGCCCGCAGACCTGCCGCCCATCGTGCCGCTCTTCCCGCTGAGCGGGGCGCTGCTCCTGCCCTTCTCCCATCGGCCCCTCAATATCTTCGAGCCGCGCTATATCGAGATGATCGATGCGGCCCTTGCCGGCGATCGGCTGATCGGGCTGATCCAGCCCGAGGATAGCCGCGAGGAAAGCCCCAAGGGGGCGTCGGCCCTGCATCCGATCGGCTGTCTGGGGCGCATCACCCATTTCGAGGAAAGCGGCGATGGCCGCTATTTCGTCATTCTCGAAGGCGTGGCGCGGTTCCGGCTGGTGCGCGAAGTGCCCGCCGAGACTCTCTATCGGCAGGGCGAAATCGATGCGGAGGCCTTTGCCTCCGACTTTACCCGCAATTTTGGGGAAGAAGGGGTGGATCGCACCCGCTTCGTGCGCATGATGCGCGACTATGCCCAATTCGCCAATATCGAGCTCAACTGGGAAGAGATCGAATCGACCGGCACGGCAGACCTCGTCAATTTCTGTTGCATGGTGTCGCCCTATGGCGCGGCCGAAAAGCAGGTTCTGCTCGAAGCGCCGACCCTCGAGGCGCGGGCAGAGACCCTGATTGCCATGACCGAGTACGAAATGGCGCGGGGCAATTCCGCGCCGCTCAACTGA
- a CDS encoding tripartite tricarboxylate transporter TctB family protein, producing MALNASRNDLASGAMFVAFGTYFAFEALKYEFGTPFRMGPGFMPVLLGGILVALGIAVAAKGIGKPDEGAPPAWPWRGIALVLGTILFFAATIRGLGFIPVVAITALVTAISSRRNTLLSALVIALGLTVLCYLIFVVGLGMLVPLFGPWLSF from the coding sequence ATGGCGCTCAATGCATCGCGCAATGACCTGGCCTCGGGGGCGATGTTCGTGGCCTTCGGCACCTACTTTGCGTTCGAAGCCCTCAAATATGAATTCGGCACGCCTTTCCGCATGGGACCCGGCTTCATGCCCGTTCTGCTGGGCGGCATCCTCGTGGCGCTCGGCATCGCCGTGGCGGCCAAGGGCATCGGCAAGCCCGACGAGGGGGCGCCCCCGGCCTGGCCCTGGCGGGGCATCGCGCTGGTCCTGGGCACGATCCTGTTCTTTGCCGCCACCATCAGGGGGCTGGGCTTCATCCCGGTCGTGGCAATCACGGCCTTGGTCACTGCCATTTCGAGCCGGCGCAACACGCTGCTCTCGGCCCTCGTGATCGCGCTGGGCCTCACCGTCCTCTGTTATCTCATCTTCGTGGTCGGGCTGGGCATGCTGGTGCCGCTCTTCGGCCCCTGGCTCAGCTTCTAG
- a CDS encoding tripartite tricarboxylate transporter permease: protein MDLISSLALGFSVALDPVNILYCFIGVLLGTLVGVLPGIGPTATIAMLLPITFTLGPATALIMLAGIYYGAQYGGSTTAILINLPGESSSAVTAIDGYQMARKGRAGQALATAAIGSFFAGSVATLLLAFFAPPLARAALNFGAPEYFSLIVLGLLVSIALAHGSILKALAMIVLGLLLGMVGQDIYTGTPRFTFGLRELFGGLNFVAVAVGVFGIAEILRNLENETEREVGVKKVENLWLTREDFRRIAMPILRGTGLGSLLGILPGGGHILSSFASYSAEKRLSKHPEEFGKGAIEGVAGPESANNAAAQTSFIPLMTLGIPAHPVMALMIGAFILQGITPGPNVINEQPALFWGIIASMWIGNLLLIILNLPLIGLWVKMLSIPYRVLFPAIVLFACIGTYSINQNIYDVYAIAFFAAVGYLLIRFGCEPAPLLLGFVLGPLLEEHLRRAMIISRGDPMIFVTRPISATLLVLALAAVLIAVLPSIRRKRKEVFVEDD from the coding sequence ATGGATCTCATCTCCTCCCTGGCGCTGGGTTTTTCGGTCGCGCTCGACCCGGTCAACATCCTTTATTGTTTCATCGGCGTCCTTTTGGGCACGCTGGTCGGCGTGCTGCCCGGGATCGGGCCGACCGCGACCATCGCCATGCTGCTGCCGATCACCTTCACGCTCGGGCCGGCAACGGCCTTGATCATGCTGGCCGGCATCTATTACGGCGCCCAATATGGCGGCTCGACCACGGCCATCCTCATCAACCTGCCCGGCGAGAGTTCCTCGGCGGTGACGGCCATCGACGGCTATCAGATGGCGCGCAAGGGACGGGCCGGGCAGGCCCTGGCGACCGCCGCCATCGGCTCGTTCTTTGCCGGCTCGGTGGCAACGCTCCTCCTGGCCTTCTTCGCGCCGCCCCTAGCGCGCGCGGCGCTCAATTTCGGGGCGCCCGAATATTTCTCGCTGATCGTGCTGGGCCTTCTCGTCTCCATCGCGCTGGCCCATGGCTCCATTCTCAAGGCGCTGGCCATGATCGTGCTGGGGCTTTTGCTCGGCATGGTGGGCCAGGACATCTATACCGGCACGCCGCGCTTCACCTTCGGGCTGCGCGAATTGTTCGGCGGGCTCAATTTCGTGGCCGTGGCCGTGGGCGTCTTCGGCATCGCCGAAATCCTGCGCAATCTAGAAAACGAGACCGAGCGCGAAGTGGGGGTCAAGAAGGTCGAAAATCTCTGGCTGACGCGCGAGGATTTCCGGCGCATCGCCATGCCCATCCTGCGCGGCACGGGCCTGGGTTCGCTGCTCGGCATCCTGCCGGGCGGGGGGCATATCCTGTCCTCCTTCGCCTCCTATTCGGCCGAGAAGCGGCTCTCTAAACATCCCGAGGAATTCGGGAAGGGCGCCATCGAGGGCGTGGCGGGACCCGAATCGGCCAATAATGCCGCCGCCCAGACCTCCTTTATCCCGCTGATGACGCTGGGCATTCCTGCCCATCCGGTGATGGCGCTGATGATCGGCGCCTTCATCCTCCAGGGCATCACGCCCGGCCCCAATGTCATCAACGAACAGCCGGCTCTGTTCTGGGGCATCATCGCCTCGATGTGGATCGGCAACCTGCTGCTGATCATCCTCAACCTGCCCCTGATCGGGCTCTGGGTAAAGATGCTCTCGATCCCCTATCGCGTGCTGTTCCCGGCGATCGTGCTCTTTGCCTGCATCGGCACCTATTCGATCAACCAGAATATCTACGACGTCTATGCGATCGCCTTCTTTGCGGCGGTGGGGTACCTGCTGATCCGCTTCGGCTGCGAACCGGCGCCGCTGCTGCTCGGCTTCGTTCTGGGACCGCTGCTCGAAGAGCATCTGCGGCGGGCGATGATCATTTCGCGCGGCGATCCGATGATCTTCGTGACGCGGCCGATTTCCGCAACGCTTCTGGTTCTGGCCCTGGCGGCAGTGCTGATCGCGGTGCTGCCCTCGATCCGGCGCAAGCGCAAGGAAGTGTTCGTCGAGGACGATTGA
- a CDS encoding tripartite tricarboxylate transporter substrate-binding protein: protein MHVRFKTLSAILLAASALGAAAAVAQDYPTQPVTIVVPFAAGGPTDTVTRLVAAAMSDELGQQVVVQNVGGAGGTLGAGQVAAANADGYTLLLHHIGMSTAPALYASLPFDPMTDFAPIGLVTEVPMTVVARKDFEPATLEDLVAYIKENGENITYANAGIGAASQLCGLLIMDALDTKMTEVPYQGTGPAMTDLLGGQIDMMCDQTTNTTSQIQAGEIKAYAVTTPERIAVLPDLPTLAEGGLDNFNLAIWHGLYAPAGTDPAILERLTGALQVALANESVGNSFAELGTYPVPADQATPEALAQTLEGQIALWKELIAAAGVSAQ, encoded by the coding sequence ATGCACGTTCGCTTCAAGACCCTGTCCGCCATCCTGCTCGCCGCCTCCGCGCTTGGCGCGGCTGCCGCCGTGGCGCAGGACTATCCCACCCAGCCGGTAACCATCGTCGTGCCCTTCGCGGCCGGCGGGCCAACCGATACGGTGACGCGCCTTGTGGCCGCGGCCATGAGCGACGAACTGGGCCAGCAGGTTGTGGTGCAGAATGTCGGCGGTGCCGGTGGCACGCTGGGCGCCGGCCAGGTCGCGGCGGCCAATGCCGATGGCTATACGCTTCTGCTGCACCATATCGGCATGTCGACCGCCCCGGCGCTCTATGCCAGCCTGCCCTTCGACCCCATGACCGATTTCGCCCCCATCGGCCTTGTCACCGAAGTGCCCATGACCGTGGTGGCCCGCAAGGATTTCGAGCCGGCAACGCTCGAAGACCTCGTCGCCTATATCAAGGAAAACGGCGAGAACATCACCTATGCCAATGCCGGTATCGGCGCTGCCAGCCAGCTCTGCGGTCTTTTGATCATGGATGCGCTCGACACCAAGATGACCGAAGTCCCCTATCAGGGAACGGGCCCGGCCATGACCGACCTGCTCGGCGGCCAGATCGACATGATGTGTGACCAGACCACCAATACGACGAGCCAGATCCAGGCCGGCGAGATCAAGGCCTATGCGGTGACGACGCCCGAGCGCATCGCCGTGCTGCCCGACCTGCCGACCCTGGCCGAAGGTGGCCTCGACAATTTCAACCTCGCCATCTGGCACGGCCTCTATGCCCCCGCAGGCACCGACCCGGCTATCCTCGAACGCCTGACCGGCGCCTTGCAGGTGGCCCTGGCCAATGAAAGCGTCGGCAATTCCTTTGCCGAGCTTGGCACCTATCCGGTGCCCGCCGACCAGGCCACGCCCGAAGCCCTGGCGCAGACGCTCGAAGGCCAGATCGCCCTCTGGAAAGAGTTGATCGCGGCAGCCGGCGTGTCGGCGCAGTAA
- a CDS encoding sensor histidine kinase — MVSAGLGLILVTLVGWTTFEIALNAAIRDAEEQAQRRLTLFDRTLEAIIERFHYLPVAISQSREARAALDDPDDAAAVEGANGFLSKLNETAGAGEIFLMDENGSVVAASNWWTLTSLVGTNYSFRPYFADAMERGKAQYYAFGISTSVPGYFLSQRVDGPDGPIGVAVTKIHLGELEAIWWRSGELIGIVDTNNVVILSTRPDWRYRPIQTIPAGRAATIAAQQSYGENGIANSGIVADRWQSRGTEFAYIAGGDPEASGYFVLEEFRLPKLGWRLLSFIPLAPLQTGALALSSAAALGCAALLLIGVLFEQRRRLVAQRLGDHLRLEQRVAERTEDLHAMNAQLRAEIAERVRAEKAERDAQAGLVQAAKLASLGQALAGVAHEVSQPVAALTTHLASARLLETRRGSGEMAPVIAAMDSVVNRLATLTGHLKTFARKEVNAVSQAEIGAVIAQALELVDHRLREVGVDIEYRRPNPPIQASANPVHLEQVLINLIANAADAMEERPVRVLSIGVRADDGTVAIAIADTGSGIAPHDMANLFDPFFTTKPAGKGLGLGLAISSGLIRDAGGHLGVETVPGQGSTFTITLPLVQTLAKGMDRAASPTLQPRPASASQSPEPKRRPA, encoded by the coding sequence TTGGTCAGCGCTGGACTGGGCCTGATCCTCGTGACGCTGGTCGGCTGGACCACATTCGAGATCGCGCTCAACGCCGCTATTCGCGACGCCGAGGAGCAGGCCCAGCGCCGCCTCACCCTTTTCGACCGCACGCTCGAGGCGATCATCGAGCGGTTCCATTATCTGCCGGTGGCCATTTCGCAATCGCGCGAGGCGCGGGCGGCGCTCGACGATCCGGACGATGCGGCGGCGGTCGAGGGTGCCAATGGCTTCCTGAGCAAGCTCAACGAAACCGCAGGCGCCGGCGAGATCTTTCTCATGGACGAAAATGGCAGCGTCGTCGCCGCCAGCAATTGGTGGACGCTCACCTCGCTGGTGGGCACCAATTATTCGTTCCGGCCCTATTTCGCCGACGCCATGGAACGCGGCAAGGCGCAATATTATGCCTTCGGCATTTCCACCAGCGTTCCGGGCTATTTCCTCTCCCAGCGGGTCGATGGTCCCGATGGCCCGATCGGGGTGGCGGTCACCAAGATCCATCTGGGCGAGCTCGAAGCCATCTGGTGGCGCTCGGGAGAATTGATCGGCATCGTCGACACCAATAACGTGGTGATCCTCTCCACCCGCCCCGACTGGCGCTATCGCCCCATCCAGACCATTCCGGCAGGACGCGCCGCCACCATCGCCGCCCAGCAGAGCTATGGCGAAAACGGCATTGCCAATAGCGGCATCGTCGCCGATCGCTGGCAGTCGCGCGGCACCGAGTTCGCCTATATTGCCGGCGGCGACCCGGAGGCGTCCGGCTATTTCGTGCTCGAGGAATTTCGCCTGCCCAAGCTGGGCTGGCGCCTCTTGTCCTTCATTCCGCTGGCGCCGCTCCAGACCGGGGCGCTTGCCTTGTCCAGCGCGGCGGCGCTGGGTTGCGCCGCGCTCCTTCTGATCGGGGTATTGTTCGAGCAAAGACGGCGTCTGGTGGCGCAGCGGCTGGGCGATCACCTGCGGCTCGAACAGCGCGTCGCCGAGCGCACCGAAGACCTTCACGCCATGAACGCCCAATTGCGGGCCGAGATCGCCGAACGGGTGCGGGCCGAGAAGGCCGAGCGGGACGCCCAGGCGGGCCTCGTGCAAGCGGCCAAGCTGGCCTCGCTCGGCCAGGCTCTGGCCGGGGTGGCGCACGAGGTCAGCCAGCCGGTCGCCGCGCTCACCACCCATCTCGCCAGTGCGCGCCTGCTCGAAACACGGCGCGGTTCGGGCGAAATGGCCCCGGTGATCGCGGCCATGGACAGTGTCGTCAATCGCCTTGCCACGCTTACCGGCCATCTCAAGACCTTTGCCCGCAAGGAAGTGAACGCGGTCAGCCAGGCCGAAATCGGCGCCGTCATCGCCCAGGCGCTCGAGCTGGTCGATCATCGCCTGCGCGAGGTCGGCGTCGATATCGAATATCGCCGGCCCAATCCGCCGATCCAGGCCAGCGCCAATCCGGTTCACCTCGAACAGGTGCTGATCAATCTCATCGCCAACGCGGCCGATGCCATGGAAGAGCGCCCCGTGCGCGTCCTCTCCATCGGTGTCAGGGCCGATGACGGCACCGTCGCCATCGCCATTGCCGATACCGGCAGCGGCATTGCTCCACACGACATGGCCAATCTCTTCGACCCCTTCTTCACCACCAAGCCGGCCGGCAAGGGCCTTGGCCTGGGCCTTGCCATTTCCTCGGGCCTCATCCGTGATGCGGGAGGGCATCTCGGCGTCGAGACGGTACCCGGGCAGGGCAGCACCTTCACCATCACCCTGCCCCTGGTGCAGACCCTGGCCAAAGGCATGGATCGCGCGGCCTCGCCGACCCTGCAGCCTCGACCCGCAAGCGCGAGCCAAAGTCCAGAACCGAAAAGACGTCCCGCATGA
- a CDS encoding sigma-54-dependent transcriptional regulator → MTTPKILIVDDDDMMRTALEQWLRLSGFDTTMAGTAQAALSLVDDTHPHVILTDVRMPGLSGLDLLHAIQDRGLPVEVILITGHGDVPMAVEAMRAGAFDFLQKPYVPEQLVNSLTRAVERARLRREISDLRRRLDGGDSELATRLVGNSPGMEALRRAVLELAPIPADIILLGETGTGKEVVARCLHDFSPRADKPFVAVNCAAIPAELIESELFGHEAGSFTGAAGQRIGKFEFANGGTLLLDEIESMPALAQAKVLRVIQERVVERLGSNKQIALDLRIVAASKVDLEAESAAGRFRADLFYRLNMATLHLPPLRERGDDSVLLFHHFLALAARRFGREPPDLHPADISAILTHAWPGNVRELRAAADRFALGLSGNGRALGQLLGNRGPEPAGGSLADRMASYERHIIETELRRHGESVSAAAEALQLPRRTLSEKMSRLGVSR, encoded by the coding sequence ATGACGACCCCCAAAATCCTCATTGTCGACGACGACGACATGATGCGCACAGCGCTCGAGCAATGGCTGCGCCTGTCGGGCTTCGACACCACCATGGCCGGAACGGCGCAGGCAGCCCTTTCCCTGGTCGACGACACCCATCCCCATGTCATCCTGACCGATGTGCGCATGCCGGGCCTGTCGGGGCTCGACCTGTTGCACGCGATCCAGGATCGTGGCCTGCCGGTCGAGGTCATTCTCATCACCGGCCATGGCGACGTGCCCATGGCCGTGGAAGCCATGCGCGCCGGAGCCTTCGACTTCCTGCAGAAGCCCTATGTGCCCGAGCAATTGGTCAATTCGCTGACCCGCGCGGTGGAGCGGGCTCGGCTCAGGCGCGAGATCTCAGACCTGCGGCGGCGGCTCGACGGCGGCGACAGCGAACTGGCGACCCGGCTCGTGGGCAATTCGCCCGGCATGGAGGCCCTGCGCCGCGCCGTCCTCGAACTGGCGCCGATCCCGGCCGACATCATCCTTCTGGGGGAGACCGGCACCGGCAAGGAAGTCGTCGCCCGGTGCCTGCACGATTTCTCGCCCCGCGCCGACAAGCCCTTCGTCGCCGTCAATTGCGCCGCCATTCCCGCCGAGCTGATCGAGAGCGAATTGTTCGGCCATGAAGCCGGATCGTTTACCGGGGCGGCCGGGCAGCGGATCGGCAAGTTCGAATTCGCCAATGGCGGCACGCTGCTGCTCGACGAGATCGAATCCATGCCGGCCCTGGCCCAGGCCAAGGTCCTGCGGGTCATCCAGGAGCGTGTCGTCGAGCGGCTGGGCTCCAACAAGCAGATCGCGCTCGATCTGCGTATCGTTGCAGCCTCCAAGGTCGATCTCGAGGCCGAAAGCGCCGCAGGCCGTTTCCGTGCCGACCTTTTCTACCGCCTCAACATGGCGACCCTGCACCTGCCCCCCCTGCGCGAGCGCGGCGATGACAGCGTGCTGCTGTTCCACCATTTTCTGGCCCTGGCCGCGCGCCGCTTCGGCCGCGAGCCGCCGGACCTGCATCCGGCCGATATCAGCGCCATCCTCACCCATGCCTGGCCGGGCAATGTGCGCGAATTGCGCGCCGCCGCCGATCGCTTTGCTCTGGGCCTCAGCGGCAATGGTCGCGCGCTCGGCCAATTGCTGGGCAATCGGGGCCCCGAGCCGGCCGGGGGAAGCCTCGCCGATCGCATGGCATCCTATGAACGCCACATCATCGAAACCGAATTGCGCCGTCATGGAGAATCGGTCTCGGCTGCCGCCGAAGCGCTCCAGCTGCCCCGCCGCACCCTCAGCGAGAAGATGAGCCGGCTGGGCGTTAGCCGT
- a CDS encoding P-II family nitrogen regulator, with amino-acid sequence MKLVVAIIKPSRLEEVRQALNSLDVHGMTVTEVKGYGRQKGHSEIYRGTEYAVHFLPKLKVEIAVDDALADAVSTAIRDAAQTGRIGDGKIFILDLLAVTRIRTGETGASAL; translated from the coding sequence ATGAAACTGGTGGTTGCAATCATCAAGCCATCACGCCTGGAGGAAGTCCGCCAGGCGCTGAACTCCCTCGATGTGCACGGCATGACCGTGACCGAGGTCAAGGGATATGGCCGGCAGAAGGGTCATTCCGAAATCTATCGCGGCACTGAATATGCGGTGCATTTCCTGCCCAAGCTCAAGGTCGAGATCGCCGTGGACGACGCCCTGGCCGATGCCGTGAGCACTGCAATCCGCGACGCCGCCCAGACCGGCCGCATCGGCGACGGCAAGATCTTCATCCTCGACCTGCTCGCCGTCACCCGCATCCGCACCGGTGAAACCGGCGCGTCGGCGCTCTGA
- a CDS encoding Trm112 family protein: MAGEPGGRRFTLNPRVLEMLVCPLTKTRLTLSEGRDELISVAARLAFPITKGVPLLSLEEARPLEGEELERLSRNLT, encoded by the coding sequence ATGGCCGGCGAGCCGGGCGGCAGGCGCTTCACCCTCAATCCGCGCGTTCTTGAAATGCTGGTCTGCCCCCTGACCAAGACGCGCCTGACGCTGTCCGAAGGACGCGACGAGCTGATTTCGGTGGCGGCACGCCTGGCCTTTCCCATCACCAAGGGTGTGCCGCTGCTCAGCCTCGAGGAAGCGCGACCGCTCGAAGGCGAGGAGCTCGAAAGGCTCTCGCGCAACCTCACCTGA